The following are from one region of the Paenibacillus sp. JZ16 genome:
- a CDS encoding phage tail terminator family protein yields MIVHEMQTSLKSVLQTKFIDISLISKEDNAPLPPAPYFLTEQTLAEFEPISTNRYAARFRFRISYVPVEGKPVATIMDEMLESLTTLEVEGRPCLASSVAWERPTGNDGAAGEGYFRAEYVIQMTTDQEETDMKMQTLKQGGGLK; encoded by the coding sequence ATGATTGTTCATGAAATGCAAACTTCTCTGAAAAGCGTCCTGCAAACGAAATTTATAGACATCTCACTAATCTCTAAAGAAGACAATGCACCACTACCCCCAGCCCCATACTTTCTAACCGAACAAACCCTAGCCGAGTTCGAGCCGATATCGACCAATCGATATGCGGCTCGTTTTCGTTTCCGCATCTCTTACGTGCCAGTGGAAGGAAAGCCGGTGGCAACGATCATGGACGAGATGTTGGAGAGCTTAACCACCCTTGAAGTTGAAGGCCGACCTTGCCTGGCTTCATCAGTGGCGTGGGAGCGACCAACGGGGAATGATGGTGCAGCGGGAGAAGGATATTTTCGTGCAGAGTATGTCATTCAGATGACAACGGATCAGGAAGAGACCGACATGAAGATGCAAACATTGAAACAGGGAGGCGGATTGAAATGA
- a CDS encoding YmfQ family protein encodes MNSLRGRELFSYLPAYYETSRVMLSDMDAKGSELDALYQALNFAADQFFVRTATWGLERWEMELGIPTDRNKPIEQRRAVLESKLRGAGTFSGALVKNVAEAYDGGTVEVSFQPEEWGFTVKFVDTLGIPPNLEDLKAAIEEIKPAHLAVAYAFNYLLIRDIHDVMTLGELGQTPLNKFAGGV; translated from the coding sequence ATGAACAGCTTGCGAGGTCGCGAGCTGTTTTCTTATCTACCGGCCTATTACGAGACTTCCCGTGTCATGTTATCCGATATGGATGCCAAGGGCAGCGAGTTGGACGCGCTATACCAGGCACTGAACTTTGCCGCAGACCAGTTTTTCGTCCGTACAGCCACCTGGGGCCTGGAACGCTGGGAGATGGAGCTTGGCATTCCGACCGACCGGAACAAGCCGATCGAGCAGCGGCGGGCGGTGCTGGAGTCCAAGCTGCGCGGAGCCGGCACCTTCTCCGGTGCGCTCGTGAAAAATGTGGCAGAAGCTTATGACGGTGGCACGGTTGAGGTATCTTTTCAGCCTGAGGAATGGGGCTTCACGGTTAAATTCGTGGATACGCTCGGCATCCCGCCGAATCTGGAGGATTTGAAGGCGGCGATCGAGGAGATCAAGCCGGCGCATCTGGCGGTGGCGTATGCGTTCAACTACTTGCTCATACGCGATATTCATGACGTGATGACATTGGGCGAGCTGGGGCAGACGCCGTTAAACAAATTTGCAGGAGGTGTTTGA